In one Dermatophagoides farinae isolate YC_2012a chromosome 4, ASM2471394v1, whole genome shotgun sequence genomic region, the following are encoded:
- the LOC124500413 gene encoding uncharacterized protein LOC124500413, with protein sequence MSLLNEKETIDNDNDTRDDIRSQVSRLLSKFFDEDNDNRSTTNTFVGCDNKQKLNVDDHHHNNGQQHQYSIGEVKNFNEQLRNQLERIFDRNEELQEELQLHLQYNRQLLLEVEKFEQFKNEIDQLTGDVHSDEESQSEKQIENNKEND encoded by the coding sequence ATGTCATTGTTGAATGAGAAGGAAACAAtcgacaatgacaatgataccCGTGATGATATTCGATCACAAGTATCAAGATTATTGTCAAAGTTTTTCGAtgaagataatgataatcgatcCACAACCAACACTTTTGTTGGCTgtgataataaacaaaaattgaatgtcgATGACCATCACCACAACAATGgccaacaacatcaatattCGATTGGTGAAGTCAAGAATTTTAATGAACAACTACGCAATCAATTGGAACGAATATTTGATCGAAATGAAGAGCTACAGGAAGAATTACAACTACATTTACAATACAATAGACAACTATTGTTAGAAGTTGAAAAGTTTGAACAATTCAAAAACGAAATAGACCAATTGACTGGCGATGTACACAGTGACGAAGAATCACAatcagaaaaacaaatcgaaaacaacaagGAAAATgactga